One region of Thermodesulfovibrionales bacterium genomic DNA includes:
- a CDS encoding ATP-binding protein — MNVRHALREYGFIVGIFAAIILALLTLNIHFQRSLKMEMAEQFNHQQLLLAKTEALRIESYLSVIKEDILHVAQFAAVMNVPKEADFRLLTDAVCRHIGDIKRRVVFLDSEGKIRFTRGTMAIQELDDKYFAKAVQSGCQDEIAIEQGSKRLRLTAPVCRSGSLTGALMVFIDLQDIATMFLSPIKSGSRGYAWMMDNKGGLIYHPTQADMMGKNLYQTDSSCFTCHKSFDAEKKIIEGSGDFHGRYVAPSGEDKILAFSTLSVGSAKWIVAVSAPYTEVTMLIGKSMKVYSLFVMFIVLTMGFTSVILIVFFRKKAKAEELEHKVDLRTKELSTEKEKLHTVVSALGSGLLLLDARGKIQWINQTMKDIAGRDISGKSCEEICSDYTVVSSYEEHGLQTEIISNLFGRSDRYYQMTTAPVKAEDGSIEGYIKLLQDVTEMRRSEEQLIHSEKLSALERLTSGIAQEIGNPLTSVFGFVQMLREMENDELKRETIETIYSHMKRIADILKQLSSFSKMPPLELKPARVNNLIEDSLALMNYDKRVQDITIMKDLSPAIPEIATDSNQLRQVFVNVILHASDAMPHGGTLTIRSRRDNDNVVVDFEDTGPGITPEVLNRIFDPLQTANEMGTGLGLAVSYRIIRKLNGTMMAESEPGKGCRFVITLPLRKADKGVPHNWK; from the coding sequence ATGAATGTGAGACATGCGCTAAGAGAGTATGGTTTTATCGTGGGGATATTTGCTGCTATTATTCTGGCACTTTTGACCCTGAATATCCATTTTCAGCGGTCGCTTAAAATGGAAATGGCCGAACAGTTCAACCACCAGCAACTCCTCCTCGCAAAAACGGAAGCATTACGCATTGAGAGCTATCTGAGCGTGATAAAAGAGGATATACTTCATGTCGCGCAGTTCGCGGCGGTGATGAATGTACCCAAGGAAGCCGATTTTCGCTTGCTTACTGACGCCGTTTGCAGGCATATCGGTGACATAAAAAGGCGGGTCGTGTTCCTGGATAGTGAAGGGAAGATACGCTTTACCCGGGGGACCATGGCGATTCAGGAATTGGACGACAAGTATTTCGCAAAAGCGGTGCAAAGCGGTTGCCAGGATGAAATAGCGATTGAGCAAGGTTCAAAGAGGCTGCGTCTCACCGCGCCCGTATGTCGTTCCGGCTCCCTCACCGGTGCGCTCATGGTCTTCATCGACTTGCAGGATATCGCCACGATGTTCCTCAGCCCGATAAAATCAGGCTCGCGGGGATATGCATGGATGATGGATAATAAGGGGGGTCTCATTTACCATCCGACTCAGGCGGATATGATGGGCAAGAATCTCTACCAAACCGATTCTTCGTGTTTTACCTGCCACAAGTCTTTTGATGCGGAAAAGAAGATCATCGAGGGGAGCGGAGACTTCCATGGAAGGTACGTGGCACCATCAGGTGAAGACAAGATTCTCGCCTTTTCCACCTTATCTGTCGGAAGTGCAAAGTGGATTGTCGCCGTGTCGGCTCCCTATACCGAGGTCACCATGCTCATAGGGAAATCGATGAAGGTTTATTCGCTGTTTGTTATGTTCATCGTCCTCACCATGGGGTTCACGTCCGTAATTCTCATCGTCTTTTTCCGGAAAAAAGCAAAGGCTGAAGAACTGGAGCATAAAGTCGATCTGAGAACAAAAGAACTCTCGACGGAGAAAGAAAAGCTCCATACCGTCGTAAGCGCCCTGGGAAGCGGCCTTCTCCTCCTCGACGCCCGGGGCAAGATACAATGGATAAACCAGACCATGAAGGATATTGCGGGCAGGGATATTTCAGGAAAGTCCTGCGAGGAAATTTGTTCCGACTACACCGTCGTCAGCTCCTATGAAGAGCATGGATTACAGACGGAAATCATATCGAATCTTTTTGGAAGAAGCGACAGATATTATCAGATGACCACAGCTCCTGTTAAGGCCGAGGACGGCTCAATAGAGGGGTATATCAAGCTGCTACAGGATGTGACAGAGATGAGAAGGAGCGAAGAGCAATTGATTCACTCCGAGAAGCTGTCAGCTCTCGAACGACTGACTTCCGGCATAGCTCAGGAAATAGGAAATCCTTTGACATCAGTTTTCGGTTTTGTACAGATGCTGAGGGAAATGGAAAATGACGAGCTGAAGAGAGAGACCATTGAGACCATATATTCGCACATGAAGAGAATCGCGGACATCCTGAAGCAACTTTCCAGTTTTTCAAAGATGCCGCCGCTGGAACTCAAGCCCGCAAGGGTGAATAACCTTATAGAGGATTCCCTTGCCCTCATGAATTATGATAAGCGAGTGCAGGACATCACCATCATGAAGGACCTCTCGCCCGCTATACCGGAAATCGCCACTGACAGCAACCAACTCCGCCAGGTTTTCGTAAATGTCATACTGCATGCCTCTGACGCAATGCCGCATGGGGGGACTCTCACCATACGAAGCAGAAGGGATAATGATAACGTTGTCGTCGATTTCGAAGATACCGGGCCCGGCATCACCCCCGAGGTTCTTAACAGGATATTCGATCCGCTTCAGACTGCAAACGAAATGGGGACAGGCCTCGGTCTTGCGGTCAGCTATCGCATTATTCGGAAGCTTAATGGAACCATGATGGCGGAAAGCGAACCCGGCAAAGGCTGCAGATTTGTGATTACGCTGCCGCTGAGGAAGGCAGACAAAGGAGTTCCCCACAACTGGAAGTAA
- a CDS encoding sigma 54-interacting transcriptional regulator: protein MMLDKLMKNPQFLPEVFETLRDGLMVVDNEGNIVLFNRAAEEITGYRKEDVIGGKTSILHCEVEPKKTGGETDTQLKEFGVAYNMECRIRSGDGRWVHLLKNVVTLRDEDGEIIGTVESMTDITSLYKKEMELQGLKQELRQEYWFMGLLGKSVPMQRLYEHIRNAAMSEAPVLIYGESGAGKNLVARALHKLSRRKDGPFMQMNCAALNEQLLESELFGHKKGAFTGAVSDRTGRFEAAHDGSVFLDEIGDMPMSMQVKLLRVLEEKVVERVGDHKPIPVNIRLISATNKDLTSLIQSGTFREDLLYRINSITIKVPSLRERSEDIPLIAFHYLKKISSINNKEITSISPPAMEILINFPWPGNVRRLINALEHSVVTCKTDTIQVSDLPDYLVYEKKADGGETRIDPEKIRATLALYKGNKTLAAKNLGISRVTLWKKLKTLGMEQ from the coding sequence ATGATGTTAGATAAATTAATGAAGAACCCTCAATTTTTGCCTGAAGTCTTTGAGACCTTGAGAGACGGTCTCATGGTAGTAGATAATGAAGGTAATATCGTATTATTCAATCGTGCAGCTGAAGAAATAACCGGTTATCGAAAAGAAGACGTCATAGGGGGAAAGACTTCTATATTGCATTGTGAAGTGGAACCGAAGAAAACGGGAGGTGAGACGGACACACAACTCAAAGAATTCGGAGTCGCCTACAACATGGAGTGCCGGATAAGGTCAGGGGATGGTCGGTGGGTGCACCTTTTGAAGAATGTCGTCACGCTGAGAGACGAGGATGGCGAGATCATAGGGACGGTCGAGTCAATGACGGATATAACGTCTCTTTACAAAAAGGAGATGGAGCTGCAGGGCCTCAAGCAGGAGCTCAGACAGGAATACTGGTTCATGGGACTCCTGGGTAAGAGTGTGCCCATGCAAAGATTATATGAACATATTCGGAATGCCGCTATGAGCGAGGCCCCTGTTCTGATATACGGAGAGAGCGGGGCGGGGAAAAACCTTGTTGCTCGTGCATTGCACAAGCTGAGCAGACGGAAGGACGGGCCCTTCATGCAGATGAACTGTGCTGCACTGAATGAACAGCTCCTCGAAAGCGAGCTCTTCGGCCATAAGAAGGGAGCTTTCACCGGAGCGGTGAGTGACCGGACGGGAAGATTCGAGGCAGCGCATGACGGGAGCGTTTTCCTTGATGAAATCGGTGACATGCCTATGTCAATGCAGGTAAAGCTCCTGCGGGTTCTTGAAGAGAAAGTGGTGGAGCGAGTGGGCGACCATAAGCCAATCCCCGTTAACATCAGGCTCATATCGGCCACGAACAAAGACTTGACCAGCCTGATACAATCGGGGACGTTCAGGGAAGATCTTCTTTATCGGATAAATTCCATTACCATCAAGGTGCCTTCGTTGAGAGAAAGAAGTGAAGATATCCCTCTCATTGCCTTCCACTACCTGAAAAAGATATCTTCGATAAACAACAAGGAGATCACGAGCATCAGCCCTCCGGCCATGGAAATCTTAATAAATTTCCCGTGGCCGGGGAACGTGCGCAGACTCATCAATGCCTTGGAGCATAGCGTCGTTACGTGTAAAACTGATACGATTCAAGTTTCGGACCTGCCGGACTATCTTGTCTATGAGAAGAAAGCAGATGGGGGCGAAACCCGCATTGATCCTGAAAAAATCCGCGCAACCCTTGCGCTCTATAAGGGCAATAAGACCCTTGCGGCAAAAAATCTCGGTATCAGCAGGGTTACGCTCTGGAAGAAACTGAAGACGCTGGGGATGGAGCAATGA
- a CDS encoding universal stress protein codes for MKKVLIAVDGTKASTAVLSTFYNLVKKPEHVILLHVQKLQGRSLMLDMLGDAEMSTLKESVDGTEHKEALDLKAAKILNYYKGELEDSGTASVTTKIRAGHPGDEILKVASEENVDLILLGNSGRSGLNRVISGSVAREVQKQTKVPVLVAKRPSTCEEPYSWRDAFASVSVTGAIVLGLFLLGTFVGR; via the coding sequence ATGAAAAAGGTTTTAATAGCAGTGGACGGTACCAAAGCCTCGACTGCTGTGTTGTCAACTTTCTACAACTTAGTAAAGAAGCCCGAACACGTCATTTTGCTTCATGTCCAAAAGCTGCAGGGAAGGTCGTTGATGTTAGACATGCTAGGCGATGCTGAAATGTCTACCTTGAAAGAGTCTGTGGACGGTACGGAACACAAGGAAGCCCTTGACCTAAAGGCCGCTAAGATCCTGAATTACTATAAAGGCGAATTGGAGGATAGCGGCACAGCCAGCGTTACGACAAAAATACGGGCCGGCCATCCCGGCGATGAGATACTGAAGGTTGCGTCCGAAGAGAACGTTGACCTCATTCTCCTTGGTAATAGCGGGAGGAGTGGGCTTAACAGGGTCATTTCCGGCTCTGTAGCCCGTGAAGTACAGAAACAGACAAAAGTCCCGGTGCTCGTGGCAAAGAGACCGTCGACTTGCGAAGAACCATATAGTTGGAGGGATGCTTTCGCTTCCGTTTCTGTTACAGGCGCAATTGTTCTCGGCTTGTTTCTCTTGGGAACGTTTGTCGGAAGATAG
- a CDS encoding universal stress protein, whose amino-acid sequence MKKVLIVVDDTKGSKAVLSVFKNLVRPPEEVLLLHVQRLQGKSLMIDMLGDAELSTLRESLKGTEYKEKLDRESEKILKYYKKEFEDGGLISVKTLIRDGIAADEILKVAEEEKVDLVITGANGNKGMLRLIAGSLPSEVERRSKVPVLIGKEEGSTEVYGLEGAAAKI is encoded by the coding sequence ATGAAAAAGGTATTGATAGTGGTAGACGACACAAAGGGTTCAAAGGCAGTATTGTCGGTTTTCAAGAATTTGGTTCGGCCGCCTGAAGAGGTGTTGCTCCTTCATGTTCAGCGGCTGCAAGGGAAGTCGCTAATGATTGATATGCTCGGAGATGCCGAGCTCTCAACGCTGCGAGAGTCTCTCAAGGGCACCGAGTACAAGGAGAAGCTTGACAGGGAATCGGAGAAGATCCTCAAGTATTATAAGAAGGAATTTGAGGATGGTGGGTTAATCAGCGTAAAGACTTTGATCAGGGACGGCATCGCGGCCGACGAGATTCTGAAAGTTGCCGAGGAAGAGAAGGTTGATCTCGTTATAACCGGCGCGAATGGAAATAAGGGAATGTTGAGGCTTATCGCGGGGTCCCTGCCCAGCGAAGTGGAAAGAAGATCCAAGGTCCCGGTTCTTATCGGCAAAGAAGAGGGCTCGACCGAGGTCTATGGTCTGGAGGGAGCTGCAGCAAAGATATAG